One Companilactobacillus farciminis KCTC 3681 = DSM 20184 genomic window, CCTTTTTAACTTTAAGCAAATAATTTTTATCTAATTCAACAAATTGTTCTTCATTCACTTTTAACATTCCATAATCACTCAACAAAACATCTGTGTCTTCATGCAAAATAATTTTCCCTTGATCAATCATATATAAGTCATCACACAACGATTCCAAATCGCTGGAAATATGCGAACTGATTAAAATGGAATTATTCTCATCATTCTCTAAAAACATTCTCAAAATATCTAGCAATTCATCTCTAGCAACCACGTCTAACCCAGCTGTTGGTTCATCTAGAATCAATAATTTAGCCTTATGAGACATTGCAACGAGAATCTTGATTTTTACTTTCATCCCCGTTGATAATTCTTTAATTTTCTTATTCCAAGGTAACCCAAAGTCATCAACTTGTTTAATAAAAAAATCTCTATCAAATTTTTTATACAAATTACTTAAAACTGGCATGATATCTTTGAGAGTTAAATATCCACTGAAACCAGAATCAGCTAAAACCACGCCAATATCTTCCTTATCTGCAACACTAACTTGTGAGATTGGCTTATCAAACAATGAAATCGAACCACTATCAATCTTAATTAATCCCAAAATTGCTTTAAAAGTTGTACTTTTACCAGAACCATTCTGACCAATCAAGCCGGTAACCTGTCCCTCTTTTACTTTTAAAGAACAATCAAGTGAAAATTTGGGATATTCCTTTTTAATATTTTTTACTTCTAACATGATTAATCCTCCAAAATTAACTCGAACATCTTTTTTAAATCGCCATCACTAATTCCAAAACTTCTGCCTTTTTGAATGGCCTTTTCAAAATCTACTTCCAGCTCTTTTTTCTGATCTTCAAATAATAAATCAGTGTTAGTTGCTGTAACATACGTTCCCTTGCCATGAATCGTAATAGTAAATCCTAGTTCATCTAATTGATCGTACGCTTTCTTGACAGTTAAAGCGCTAACCTTAGATTCTCTTGCCAAAGACCGAACTGAAGGAAGATTATCATTTTCCTTTAACTCACCTTTTCGAATTAAAGTTTTGATTTGTTCAATTATTTGTTCATAAATTGGAATCATAGATGAGTGATTGATAATAATTTTCATTCATTTTCTCCTTTGCGTATAAACAGTATATAACAGTTACTAACAGTTGCCAAGTGTTATACACTGTTTATTCGCAAAAAAATAAAAAAGTAGCTATTCAAACCAGTAAAATTACGGAATGAATAACTACTTTTTATTATATTTTAACTACTGCGACCCCTATCAAACCAGGTCCAGTGTGAACTCCTAAAGCAGGTCCAACTTGTTCAGTAAATTCTTGTTGGCCTTGAATTCCATTGTCATGCAAAATATCCAACATGTGTTGCCCACCAGCTTCATCGGCTCCATGACCAATACCAATTAAATATTTATCACCATCATTGATGAAATCTTGAGCGTAACCCAACATCATCTTTTGACCTTTTTTCATACCACGAGCTTTGGCAGCAATCGTATAAGTACCTTCAGGTGTACAAGTGACGATCGGTGCTAATTTCAACATTCCACCAACTGCAGAAGCGACCGCACTAATTCGACCACCGGCACGTAAATAAGTCAAAGTTGGAATACAGAAGTAGACCATTGCATTTTGACACATCTTTTCAACTGCAGCAGCTACTTCATCAAAACTCTTGCCTTCATCAATCAAGTTCTTAGCACCAATAGCAATCAAACCAGAAGCAATGGCGACTTGTTTTGTATCAAAGTACTTCGAAACAAAGCGGTCATCGTCATCTAAGAAGACTTTCAAAAAATTAAACGTTCCGCTCAAACCTGAAGAAACGGAAATAGAAATAATGTGTGTATAGCCATCTTCAGCAATCTGATCCAAAGTCTTTTGAATTGATTCTCCCGATGGCAACGAAGTCTTAGGAATTTCCACGGGTAAGTTTTGGTAAACTTCTTCAGCCGAAATATCGACTCGATCTAAATAAGTTTTGTCATGGTAAGCAATTTGCATTGGCAATTCATAAATACCAGTTTTTTTGAGATATTCTTTAGGCAAATCACAACAAGAATCTACCAATACAGCAATCTTTTCCATCTTAATTAACTCTTTTCATCTGAATTATTTTCAATCATTAATATTTTCTTCGTAATTAGTCTCGTAGCAAAAGCCATTGTCACCATTTCGACCATCAAATAAGCTGAAGATTGATCCTTTTCAGATAAAACCTGATTCTCTTCACGATGATTCAACATGCGCAAAGCTATTTCTTGTTTGTCACAAAAGAAATCATAAGCGTTGGCAATGCCGCCATTTAAACCGGTCATTACCTTCAAGCCTTCTTCAATATCATTAATTGAAACTACTTGTTTCAAAAAAGTTATGGCAATCAAATATGCTAAATGTTCACGAGTATATCGTTTCTTCTCTGGATGAGGTAACAACCCGTTCTTGACGTAGTTATTGACCATCGATGTGGTGACAACTGGACTATCCTCCAACCAAATTGGCTCAATATATTTATCAACGAGTGTCAGAAGTTGATCACGATACAGATCCAACTCTGGTAAGTCCTCAAATCTTGGTAGATGATAAGCCTCCACCTTGTCTAACCAATCTTGTAATTCATCCATAAGAAAGCGCTCCTTTTGTAATTACTTTTATAATTTATCATAGTTATCTTAACTATTCAATCTAGTTTTTAAAACTAGGTGTAAATTTATTCTAATTCTTATCTTATTGTATCAAAAAAAGTCTTGAATACTATTCAAGACTTTCCTTCAAATCATGCTCACGCCAACCCATGGCAACTATTAGAGTTAAACCGGCAGCGGTCAGTAAAATGATATAACCAATATTGCGACTGAAATTAACATCACCCAAATACAAATCTCCGACTAAGGTACCTAGAACGGCAACCCAGATACCGATACGTTGGATTCTTGTAAAGGCAGTTCCAGTCTGACTGCGTCTTTCTCTCTTCGTAATGTATGGTAGTACAAAACCGAGACCAATTAAAACAATAATGGCTACGAAATTGATAACTAACTCATACCACCACATCGTTGATCCAAATGGCACATCTTGTGGACCGACAGCAGCGACAGTTGCTACTCCAGTCAAGATCAAGCACCACCAACCAACGGCTAGCGAAAGTTTTTTATTTTTAATGTAAACATAACCCGATTTATACTTATCGTCATTCATTCTAATCTTAATGAAAGACCAGAAGATCCAACAAGTTACACCCGGTGAAATAATTCCGTTTAAATTCAACAGCCAATTGAAGATGTCTTTCATGTTAGGCAACAAAATACCTAAGAACATAATAAAGGCACTCAACCCAACTGTTAAAATATAGCCATTAATTGGCAATCCAGCGGAATTAGTCTTTCGTAAAAACTTAGGCATGTAACGATTACCCGTATCAGAAATCAACATTCTCGTCATTGCATTCAACAAGACGGCCAACAAAGCAGCTAAATAGAAAATTTCAGTAAAAGCAAACACGTACATCAAAGTATTTCCCATGTGGAACCTTTGACCTAAGGCTTGGAAAGCATAATATGATCCGTTGATTTTTAAATCATCTGGCAAATGGTAAGCATTGAAAAATACTCCCAATGAAAATGAGCCAAAAATAGTTAAAAATCCGGTCATAATCGACAACATGATCATCGCTTTGGGAAAATCACGATTAGGATTACGCATCTTCGTTACGAACGGTGCAATTCTTTCTGCCCCATTGATGGCAAAAATTAAGAACCCTAGAGTCGTCAAATAATGTAAATTAAAAGTCGGTACGATCGTGTGAACGGTTAAAGGTTTAGTCGCAATGTGACCACCCATACCTAAAGCAGTGACGGTCATTACTACGAATAGAACTGTCATCCCGAACATGGCAATTCCACCAATCGTACTCAATACTTCTAACGAATGTTCAAAACGGGATTGAATGATTATAAAGAATACAAAGATCAACAAAGTGAACAAGGCAAAACTGCTATTAGACATTTGTGTCTGTAAGTTAGCATTTCCATTGAAGACCCAACCTAACGCGACCGCAATCGTATTAGCGGTATCAACAACGTACGGAATCGATGCGGCCCAATAAGTCCAAGCAGCAAAATATCCCAAAAACTCCCCACTAGTTTCTCTTACCCATGAAGTTAATCCTCCACCGTCATCATCAAAGGTGGACCCTAATTGTCCAACCATCAACGAATACGGAATAACATACATGAGAATCATAATGATCCAGGACGTAATAACGCCCATCCCTTGATTCTGGAAATTGTAGGTCAGATCGTCGAATCCAACTACGGTTACAAAATCCATAAGGGCCAACACTGGCCAGCTGATGTATCTCTTCTTTGTATCTAATTCTGTCATGGCGTTTTCCTCAAGTGAAAATAAATCATCTTTCTAATTTATTCACCTAACGGTTAATTCAAATATACAATACTTTTTGAATAATAGGAGAAAAATGATTTAAAAATATCAAATAATTTAAGCGCTTACTTACCCGACATGACCGCAATCTAAAAAGATTGACCTTTTGGTGTACATTATGGAAAATAAGCAACTCGAAATATTTTACCATAAAAAATCTGGGAGTGATATATAAATATTTTCTCTCCTGATTTGCCTACATTTATTCAAAAAAAGATATCATTAAAAGTTTAGTTGGTGGTAATTTTCCGTCCTCCATATCGAAGAAAATTTGGCTGGAATGCACTCTGCCTTGTCAAGTTGACATTTCAATAGAGTTAAAATTATAAAACATATTTAAATGGCTTTATTCCGGTATTCCGCTGGAGTAAAGCCATTTATTTTGTCTGATCTATCTTGATTGTTAAAGTAATCTATTCCTTCTTTAACTAGATTCTTCAACTCTTCCAGCGTAGCTGGTGTAGGATGAAGATCCATCCAACGTAATTTAAAATCGTTCCACCAGCGTTCCATTGGTGAATTATCATAAGGAGTCCCTGGTCTGGACATACTTCTAGAAACTTTATGTTGTGCTAGTAATTTATTAAAACTGTTAGCTACATAAGCTGACCCTCGGTCCGTATGGACCATAGGGTGCACGTCTCCTTCATTTTTAAATACTTCTTCAAACATGGTCATTTCAGCTTCTGCCGTCTCAGTGGGTGTTATTATGTATCCCAATAGAAAACGTCCATAAAGATCCAATATTCCACTTAGTCGTACTTTGTATCTTTTATTTGGTCCATATTCTATTTGTGTTGAATCTGTTAGCCAAACTTCATTTGGCTTAGTAACTTTAAAATTTTGATCTAAGATATTATCTTGAATATATTTTTCTTCTTTTTCTTTTCTATTTATCTTTTTCTTCCGTACTTTACAAACAAGATTCAATTCATTCATTACTCTTCTTACTCGTTTTAATGATAATTTAAATCCTAGTTTATTTTCGTGTATAAGATGAGTAAGTATTTTACCTGCTCCAACACTTCCATTGTGTTCTTCATATATTCTCTTAACATGTTTTTTTAGAGTTCTGTCTTGTTTTTCCCAGACAGTTTCTTTACGATTAATGCTTTTGTGATAGGCTTGTCGACTGACACCTATGTACTCTAATAGGATAGTTTCCCATCCATGATGGCTTTGACATACTTCCTTTATCGCTTGGTAAGCATGCCTATGCTGTTTGTTCACTCCCCACGCTGGATTTCTTCGAATTTTTTTTCAAAAGCCTCTATAGCGTTACGTTTATTTAATTCAGCCTTTAATTGTCTATTTTCTAGTTTTAATTTATCAACTTCTGTTAAACTCTTTTCTTTGACGTAACCTCTGCGTCCTCGCTTATCAGCGAGGGCAGAGTATCCTTGTTTCTTCACGATTAATACCCAATTGCGTACTTGTTGATAGGAAACTTGAAAATGTTCCGAAGCTTCAGAGTATGAATGTTTTTGAAGAGTTACGTATTCAACTACTTCAATTCTTTCTTCAAGAGTGGTTTTCTTCGACATTGTAACGACCTTCTTTCTAACAGGCGTAGCCTTGATTAGATTCTTGTCATTATTATACTGTATTATCCAATATCTCAATTGTTTAGAAGAACGTAGTTTAAACTTTATAGATACTTCTTTAAGAGTCCCTTCGCCATTAAGATAAGCACTGACAGCTTGAATCTTAGTCTCATAACTATATTTCTTGGGAACTTGAGGGATTAATCCCTTTTCACCGTATGCTTGAAATAAGGTAAGCCAACCTCTAGCAGTAATAGGATTAACTCCGATTGATCTGCAATATTCTGTAAATATTATTTCTGACTTTACTTTCAAATAGTCTTTAATTATTTTTATCTTGAACTCTGATTCGTACTTCTTCATAAAAAAATCCCTTCTGATTTTCATCTGAAATTATTCCATTTCATATGTCAACCACAAAGGGAGTATAGCAGAACAATGTGGGCACGACTTGGAGCCTTTGCTAAGACCAAGACCGGGCAAAGTCTTCAAGCTCGACCTTTCACTAGGCAATAAATTGCCAAGAGAAATTTCACATTTGAGCCAATTTTCTTCGCTATTCCGGACTAAATGGTGGCTTTACTTTTTAATAATACTAAAAAAAGCATCTACTCAGATCTGTCTCCAAATCTGAATAAATGTGATTTTTAATTTGACGAAATAAATAATAATTGGGAACGAAGATTAGTCAACTTTCAAATTATGTTCTTTCCAACCAAACAAGATGACTAACAAAATTCCTACAACACTAAGTGCTACGATTCCGTGAATATTGTAAGTAAGATGGGAACCACCTAAATACAAATCACCGACAATCGTTAAGAAGATTGCAGCCAAAATTCCTGTCCATTGTAAACGAGTGAAGGCTGAACCATTAGTACTACGTTCTTCACGGCGAGTTACGTATGGCAAGATCAAACCTAGCCCAACCAAGACGATGATAGAAACAAAATTGATGATCAATTCATACCACCATGTTGATGAAGCGAAAACTACATCTTGAGGTCCGATACCAAAAATTGTCGCAACGGCGGTAACGATCAAGCACCACCAACCGACTGTCAAAGCAGTTTTGTCATTCTTGATAAAGACGTAATCTGATGGGTACTTTTCACTATCTTGACGAATCTTAATAAAAGCGAAGAAAACCCAGCAAGTTACACCTGGAGAAATAATTCCGTTCAAGTTTAAGAGCCAGTTGAAAATATCGTTCATACTTGGTAAGAAAATACCTAGTGACATGATGAAGGCACTTAAACCACAAGTTAACAAATATCCATTAACTGGTAAGCCAACTGAATTAGTTTTCTTCAAAACTTGTGGCATGTAACGATTACCAGTGTCAGAAATCAACATTCTCGTCATGGCATCCAACAAGACAGCCAACAAAGCAGCCAAATAAAATACTTCTGCTAGAGCGTAAATGTACAACAAAGTGTTACCGAGATGATACTGATTACCTAAGGCTTGGAAAGCATAATAGGCACCGTTCATCTTTAAGTCTTTTGGTAAATGATAGGCATTGAAGAAAACACCTAATGAGAATGATCCAAAAATAGTCAAGAAAGCTGTCATAGCAGCCAACATAATCATTGCTTTAGGAAATTCTTTATTTGGATGACGCATTTTCGTAACGAATGGTGCAATCAATTCTGCTCCATTCATTGCATAGATCAAAAGTCCCAAAGTAGTTAAGTAATGCAAATTAAATTTCGGAATAATTGTGTGAATCGTAAATGGTTGAGTGGCAATGTGTCCACCCATAGCTAATCCGGCGAAAGTCATGAAGACGAATAAGACCGTCAATCCAAAAATCGCTACCCCACCGATCGTACTCAAGACTTCCAATGAATGTTTGAAGCGTGATTGAGTGAAAATAAAGACCACGAATACTACCAAAGTCCAAAAAGCAAACCAACCGTTAGACATATGATTTTGCAAGCTAGCATTTCCATTAAAAGTCCAGCCCAAACCAACGACTAACGAATTGGCAGTATCGACAACGTAAGGAATCGAGGCTGCCCAATAAGTCCAAGCAGTGAAATATCCCAAAAATTCACCATTTGTACCTCTGATCCAAGAAGTCAAACCGCCACCTTCCTTATTGAAGGTAGACCCCAACTGTCCCACCATCAATGAATAAGGAATGACGTACAAGAATAGCATGATAACCCAGGATGTGATAACTCCCATCCCTTGACTCTGAAAGTTGTAAGCTAAATCATCAAAGCCAATTACGGTAACAAAGTCCATCAAAGCCAAAACTGGCCAGGAGATGTACTTCTTATTTGGTTCTAGTTCTTCCATAATAAACCCCTATGTATGTAAATTTGTCCTAAAAACAAGTTTTAATTTTACAACTTATTAGTTTACGTACATAGACAAAAGCGTTTTCCTAATTAATTTTATGCTATTCCATCAGCCTTTAAGGTACTGGTCAATAAATTATCTGCTAAATCAGATAACTTTGTAATATCAAACTTTCCTTGATGCAAAGCTGTATGCAAAACGCCAACCATTCCCCAGCAACAGTAATTAAGAATATAATCGCTATTTTCCGGATGGACGAACGGAATAACTTTTTTACCATTAGTAATCGTCAATTCAATCAATTTTTGCATTAATTTCGAATCAGGATTTTGACACAAGACGCCAATCATTCTTTGATTTTCACCGATATAAGCCATAACCGTTCGGAAAAATTCTGGACCAATAACTTCATTATTCGTTGGTGCTTCAAAATTTATCAACATCTGGGCAAAGTGATTCATGACGTAATCTTCAGTTTTACTCAACAGATCATAAATATCTGTGAAATGTAGATAAAATGTCCGTCGATTGATATCAGCCTTGTCAGTAATCTCTTGAATCGTAATCTCGTTGATCGGTTTTTGTTCCATCAAGTCAATGAAGTTATCTCGAATCAATTTTTGGGTACGTCTAGTCCGACGATCATTTTCATTCATACAAATCTCCTTCACAAAATCATAGTTTCTGTGTATTAAAACACATAACCGCTGCCATTGTTTATTGTTCCTAAAGCCATTCCTCCATAAGATAGAGTTACTCAGGAGGTAGATATTATGTTTCTCACATTAAAAGAATTATTACACGATAAATTAAAATTTTCAGCTTTAGGACTCATCATTTTTCTAATTGTTTTCTTAGTTTTGTTCATTACTGGTCTAGCTAGTGGTCTTGCAAATGACTCTGGTTCAGCTATCAAAGAAACCAATGCTCAAACTTTTATTTTGCAAAAAGGCTCTGAATCTAGATTGAACCGCTCCGAATTAACTGAGCAAGATTGGCAAAAATTTCAAGATAAATACCACAATAAAGCTGCCAAATTGAGCGTCTCGCAAATGTCCATTCAACAAGCTAACAACGCTAGCAAAAAAACTGACATTGCCTATTTCATAATTGACGCTAATAGCTTTTTAAATCCCACGACTATCTCTGGTCAAAAATTAAAGAATACTGATAACAATCAAGTCGTCGTCAGTGATAAGTTAAAGTCTTCCGGCTACAAACTTGGCGATAAATTCAAAGACCCTGCTACTAAAACAACTTTTGAAATTGCTGGCTTTACTGATAACAAAGCCTATTCACACACACCCGTAATTTATCTCAACCAAAAACAAGCTCAAAAACTTTCACCAAATACTAATTTCAATACTATTGCTTTAAAGAGTAAAGTTTCTAAAAAAAACGGCTATCAAGTTATTAGTCAACAAACCTTAATCGATGCTATCCCCGGATACTCAGCTGAACAAGGCTCACTCTACTTAATGATTGGCTTTCTTTACATCATTTCCTTATTCGTCCTAGCTGTCTTCTTCTATATTATCAATTTACAAAAATTAAGCGACTTTGGAACTTTAAAAGCTCTTGGAACCAAAACTTCATATTTAGTTAAGCATGTCCTATCAGAAATGGGAATCCTTTCTCTTATTTCTATCATAGTTGCTTCAGGAGTCACTTACGGTATTTCACTTTACATGCCTGCTTCAATGCCATTTAGCTTGGGCACAACAACCTTGCTTGGTACTGGACTACTCTTTTTAGCCATCACTTTGATCAGCGCTTTACTATCATTAATCAAAGTTGTCAAAGTCGATCCAATTTCTGCAATCGGAGGTAATAACTAATGCCAGTTTTAGAATTAAAAAATATCATCAAAAACTATCCCGATGGACAAAATATCAACGAAGTTTTAAAGGATGTCTCTTTTCAAGTCAATCAAGGAGAGTTCGCTGCCATCGTCGGTCCCAGTGGTGCTGGTAAAAGTACTTTACTGACAATCATGGGTGCCTTATTAACGCCTACTTCTGGACAAATCCTCTTAAATGGTCAAGACATCAGCCAATTATCCAAGAAAAAACAAACTGAGATTCGTCTCAATCAAATTGGTTTTATCTTCCAAAATTCTGACTTGATTCCTTATCTAAAAATAAAAGATCAACTACAATTCATTCAAAAAATCTCTTCCAAAAAGCCCGTCGACGCCATAGAAATTCTTGATAAACTAGGTTTAAAATCACGTCTCAACAGCTATCCAAATGTCCTATCTGGTGGCGAAAAACAAAGGGTTGCAATCGCTAGGGCCTTCATCAATCAACCAGACTTGATTTTAGCCGATGAACCAACTGCCAGTCTCGACTCCAAAAGAGGTCACGAAGTAGTTTCCATTATTCAACAGACTGTTCATCAAGAAAACAAAGCTGCCGTCATGGTAACCCATGATGAACGAGTGCTAGATTTAGTCGATACGATTTGGGAAATTGAAGACGGTAAGTTGAAAAAAGTTCAATAACAATTACTAACAAAAGACACCATAACAACTCACATGAGTATTATGGTGTCTTTTACATTTCTATTAATGATAAATAACTACAACTTATCAATATCATCAACGTCCAAAGTGACATTTTCTTTATCATTATCCACAGCATCCAAAGCTGCTAAAGCTACCATGCTAACAGGTAAACTACGGTATCTAGAATCAGAATCAACCTTATCGTCATCCGTTACCATCGTAGCTGGTCTCATGATAACCGTTCTAAAACTGCGCTTATTCAAGTTGTCTTCAGCATCACGTTTAGTACTGATATAACGCTTATTTGCACCAGGAATATCGTCAGCTGAAATGTAAACGAAGACTGGAACTTTATTCTTTTCAGCTGCATCAGCAATATTTAAGGCACTTTGATAATTGACCTTTTCAAAAGTTAAATTCTCATTTTGACTCTCTTGATATTCACCAATCGTATCAACAACTACATCGGCGTCCTTCAAATAGTTTTCCCAAAAGCCAGTTCCCAAGGCATTACCAATCTTCCAATCCACTTTGCCATACCAAGATTCATTGCCCAAAGGTTCACCAGTTCTTGAAACACTAGTAACTGAATCTCCATTTTCAATAAATTGTTTAGCGAATTCGCCACCTACGAATCCATTTGCACCAAAAATTACTATTTTTCTTGCCATAATTAAAATCCTCTCAATTTAAAACTATTCAAATGCTTCATCAATCACATGATAATCAGAGTTACCCAATTCAACACTCAAAGACTTCACGTTTTGATCCACTTGGGCTGGTTTTCTAGCTCCAGGTATCACGATAGAAATATCTGGGTTCTTCATGTACCAAGCCAAGATTACTTGAGCGACTGTTGCATCGTACTTATTAGCAATCTTTTGTACGACCGCAATCGACTTCAAAATGTTGTCGAACTCATCTTTAGTAAACTGCTTAAATTTCTTATAA contains:
- a CDS encoding ATP-binding cassette domain-containing protein — translated: MLEVKNIKKEYPKFSLDCSLKVKEGQVTGLIGQNGSGKSTTFKAILGLIKIDSGSISLFDKPISQVSVADKEDIGVVLADSGFSGYLTLKDIMPVLSNLYKKFDRDFFIKQVDDFGLPWNKKIKELSTGMKVKIKILVAMSHKAKLLILDEPTAGLDVVARDELLDILRMFLENDENNSILISSHISSDLESLCDDLYMIDQGKIILHEDTDVLLSDYGMLKVNEEQFVELDKNYLLKVKKENFGYSCLTNQKQFYLENFPSLIVENGSIDEVITMMSRGEK
- a CDS encoding GntR family transcriptional regulator — its product is MKIIINHSSMIPIYEQIIEQIKTLIRKGELKENDNLPSVRSLARESKVSALTVKKAYDQLDELGFTITIHGKGTYVTATNTDLLFEDQKKELEVDFEKAIQKGRSFGISDGDLKKMFELILED
- a CDS encoding DegV family protein, with protein sequence MEKIAVLVDSCCDLPKEYLKKTGIYELPMQIAYHDKTYLDRVDISAEEVYQNLPVEIPKTSLPSGESIQKTLDQIAEDGYTHIISISVSSGLSGTFNFLKVFLDDDDRFVSKYFDTKQVAIASGLIAIGAKNLIDEGKSFDEVAAAVEKMCQNAMVYFCIPTLTYLRAGGRISAVASAVGGMLKLAPIVTCTPEGTYTIAAKARGMKKGQKMMLGYAQDFINDGDKYLIGIGHGADEAGGQHMLDILHDNGIQGQQEFTEQVGPALGVHTGPGLIGVAVVKI
- a CDS encoding DUF1836 domain-containing protein, producing MDELQDWLDKVEAYHLPRFEDLPELDLYRDQLLTLVDKYIEPIWLEDSPVVTTSMVNNYVKNGLLPHPEKKRYTREHLAYLIAITFLKQVVSINDIEEGLKVMTGLNGGIANAYDFFCDKQEIALRMLNHREENQVLSEKDQSSAYLMVEMVTMAFATRLITKKILMIENNSDEKS
- a CDS encoding APC family permease, which gives rise to MTELDTKKRYISWPVLALMDFVTVVGFDDLTYNFQNQGMGVITSWIIMILMYVIPYSLMVGQLGSTFDDDGGGLTSWVRETSGEFLGYFAAWTYWAASIPYVVDTANTIAVALGWVFNGNANLQTQMSNSSFALFTLLIFVFFIIIQSRFEHSLEVLSTIGGIAMFGMTVLFVVMTVTALGMGGHIATKPLTVHTIVPTFNLHYLTTLGFLIFAINGAERIAPFVTKMRNPNRDFPKAMIMLSIMTGFLTIFGSFSLGVFFNAYHLPDDLKINGSYYAFQALGQRFHMGNTLMYVFAFTEIFYLAALLAVLLNAMTRMLISDTGNRYMPKFLRKTNSAGLPINGYILTVGLSAFIMFLGILLPNMKDIFNWLLNLNGIISPGVTCWIFWSFIKIRMNDDKYKSGYVYIKNKKLSLAVGWWCLILTGVATVAAVGPQDVPFGSTMWWYELVINFVAIIVLIGLGFVLPYITKRERRSQTGTAFTRIQRIGIWVAVLGTLVGDLYLGDVNFSRNIGYIILLTAAGLTLIVAMGWREHDLKESLE
- a CDS encoding IS3 family transposase, coding for MNKQHRHAYQAIKEVCQSHHGWETILLEYIGVSRQAYHKSINRKETVWEKQDRTLKKHVKRIYEEHNGSVGAGKILTHLIHENKLGFKLSLKRVRRVMNELNLVCKVRKKKINRKEKEEKYIQDNILDQNFKVTKPNEVWLTDSTQIEYGPNKRYKVRLSGILDLYGRFLLGYIITPTETAEAEMTMFEEVFKNEGDVHPMVHTDRGSAYVANSFNKLLAQHKVSRSMSRPGTPYDNSPMERWWNDFKLRWMDLHPTPATLEELKNLVKEGIDYFNNQDRSDKINGFTPAEYRNKAI
- a CDS encoding helix-turn-helix domain-containing protein — translated: MKIRRDFFMKKYESEFKIKIIKDYLKVKSEIIFTEYCRSIGVNPITARGWLTLFQAYGEKGLIPQVPKKYSYETKIQAVSAYLNGEGTLKEVSIKFKLRSSKQLRYWIIQYNNDKNLIKATPVRKKVVTMSKKTTLEERIEVVEYVTLQKHSYSEASEHFQVSYQQVRNWVLIVKKQGYSALADKRGRRGYVKEKSLTEVDKLKLENRQLKAELNKRNAIEAFEKKFEEIQRGE
- a CDS encoding APC family permease codes for the protein MEELEPNKKYISWPVLALMDFVTVIGFDDLAYNFQSQGMGVITSWVIMLFLYVIPYSLMVGQLGSTFNKEGGGLTSWIRGTNGEFLGYFTAWTYWAASIPYVVDTANSLVVGLGWTFNGNASLQNHMSNGWFAFWTLVVFVVFIFTQSRFKHSLEVLSTIGGVAIFGLTVLFVFMTFAGLAMGGHIATQPFTIHTIIPKFNLHYLTTLGLLIYAMNGAELIAPFVTKMRHPNKEFPKAMIMLAAMTAFLTIFGSFSLGVFFNAYHLPKDLKMNGAYYAFQALGNQYHLGNTLLYIYALAEVFYLAALLAVLLDAMTRMLISDTGNRYMPQVLKKTNSVGLPVNGYLLTCGLSAFIMSLGIFLPSMNDIFNWLLNLNGIISPGVTCWVFFAFIKIRQDSEKYPSDYVFIKNDKTALTVGWWCLIVTAVATIFGIGPQDVVFASSTWWYELIINFVSIIVLVGLGLILPYVTRREERSTNGSAFTRLQWTGILAAIFLTIVGDLYLGGSHLTYNIHGIVALSVVGILLVILFGWKEHNLKVD
- a CDS encoding TetR/AcrR family transcriptional regulator, whose product is MNENDRRTRRTQKLIRDNFIDLMEQKPINEITIQEITDKADINRRTFYLHFTDIYDLLSKTEDYVMNHFAQMLINFEAPTNNEVIGPEFFRTVMAYIGENQRMIGVLCQNPDSKLMQKLIELTITNGKKVIPFVHPENSDYILNYCCWGMVGVLHTALHQGKFDITKLSDLADNLLTSTLKADGIA
- a CDS encoding ABC transporter permease, yielding MFLTLKELLHDKLKFSALGLIIFLIVFLVLFITGLASGLANDSGSAIKETNAQTFILQKGSESRLNRSELTEQDWQKFQDKYHNKAAKLSVSQMSIQQANNASKKTDIAYFIIDANSFLNPTTISGQKLKNTDNNQVVVSDKLKSSGYKLGDKFKDPATKTTFEIAGFTDNKAYSHTPVIYLNQKQAQKLSPNTNFNTIALKSKVSKKNGYQVISQQTLIDAIPGYSAEQGSLYLMIGFLYIISLFVLAVFFYIINLQKLSDFGTLKALGTKTSYLVKHVLSEMGILSLISIIVASGVTYGISLYMPASMPFSLGTTTLLGTGLLFLAITLISALLSLIKVVKVDPISAIGGNN
- a CDS encoding ABC transporter ATP-binding protein produces the protein MPVLELKNIIKNYPDGQNINEVLKDVSFQVNQGEFAAIVGPSGAGKSTLLTIMGALLTPTSGQILLNGQDISQLSKKKQTEIRLNQIGFIFQNSDLIPYLKIKDQLQFIQKISSKKPVDAIEILDKLGLKSRLNSYPNVLSGGEKQRVAIARAFINQPDLILADEPTASLDSKRGHEVVSIIQQTVHQENKAAVMVTHDERVLDLVDTIWEIEDGKLKKVQ
- a CDS encoding NAD-dependent epimerase/dehydratase family protein; this translates as MARKIVIFGANGFVGGEFAKQFIENGDSVTSVSRTGEPLGNESWYGKVDWKIGNALGTGFWENYLKDADVVVDTIGEYQESQNENLTFEKVNYQSALNIADAAEKNKVPVFVYISADDIPGANKRYISTKRDAEDNLNKRSFRTVIMRPATMVTDDDKVDSDSRYRSLPVSMVALAALDAVDNDKENVTLDVDDIDKL